GATCGTCTTCTGGAGGCAGAAATGGCTATCGATAACAACATAACGACGGCAGATTCGACGGAACTGGGCGCTAATCGAAAACGCTATTGGATGTACTGGGCTTCTGCGGTGGCTTCATCGCTGCTCTTCCTCTTTTTCGTGGCTTCAATGCTCATAGTGCCTGGTGTCACGTCATCCCGCAAGATATGGATGCTGACTGTTATGGGAGTCGGCGCGGCGGCCTCGTTAGGGATTGGACTGTGGCGGTTCCGCAGCACGGAAGCCCCCGCCACACTTTGGCCGCTCGGCCCTATCATCGGTGTTGTATTGCTGCTGGAATTCGCATACTGTGCGGTGCGCCAGTCTCTTTGACACGGCTCGCTGCGATAGCCTCTTCGCTCTCGCCTCGCTCCAGTGCTGGCCAGACATATCCACCGGTAGCGTTCAAGGTCGAGATGGTTCCTTGCTTCGTATCGAGAATGGCGGCTCCATCCTCATTCACGACGGTCCGAAGATGAGTCTCGGCGTTTGCCATAAACACCCCGCAGCCTTGGACGATCAATTCGCAACCGGCTGTGAAGGTGAACTTTGTCTCCCTTCTTGCATCGTGCAAGCGAAAGCGGGAAATTGGTCAAACTTACTTCGCCATCGCAGCAGAAGGGTTTGGGAGCGCAAGATGCGCAGTTTCTAGTGCGCTTCTCGCGTACTTTCGGCCAAAGATACTTTTGGGCGAGGAGCTACTCATCGAGAGCTTGGAGCAGGTCTTTCCGCTTTTCCTATCTTCACGTAGATCTCGTCTACCCGCCACGAAGTGACTGATACGACGAACCCGCGTTGCCAGTTCAGGCACGTAGCTATGGACACTGCATGATCGTTGCTGGACTGACCTTCCGCGCCGCTCCCGCGTCATCTATACAAGATCTTGATGGCTGACACCGTGCTTACGGTACTAGCGACGCAAGCCAGAATGATCACAACCGGAAAACGGCGCGCTTGAACATGACCCATCGTACCTTCCGGGTGCGATGGGTCATGTTCAAGCCATAGTTCATGCAACAGGGCGTATTTGATTACTCCGGGCCCCATTCGGTGTGCTTTACGGTAAGGCGTTCAGGCCAGCTTTCACGGTGTTGGCGAAATTGTAGTTAGTTGTTGCGTCCCAACTAATACTCCAGGTCATTGCGCCTCGGAGTGTGGGCCACGTCGTCGATGGGCGAAACGCTCCGCACTTTTGTCCCTCGGTGAGGCAGTCGAGAGCATTGACTACGACCGAAGGATCTACATAGCCGCCGCCGGCGGCTGCTGACGTCGCTGGGAATCCAAGCCCGATTTGATCCGGGCGCAACCCACCCTGTATGAGAATGCAAGCCTGCGCCGTTGCGAAGTCTTCGGTGCCTTCCGCGTAAATGTTGCCGTCGCAACCGAACATTGTGCCGGAGTTGTAGTACTGCGTGTTAACTATCGTCAGGATGTTCTGAATCTTGAGTGCAAGGGCGAAATAGGGACTGCTTGTGTTCGTTACGTCGGTGGTCTGCGGTGCCATCGTGATGATGAGACCGGGCGAAAGCGCGGCAAGTTGCTGTAGTGCGCTGGCTAGATT
This genomic stretch from Terriglobus saanensis SP1PR4 harbors:
- a CDS encoding PqqD family protein, with translation MANAETHLRTVVNEDGAAILDTKQGTISTLNATGGYVWPALERGESEEAIAASRVKETGAPHSMRIPAAIQHR